In Nitrospira sp., one genomic interval encodes:
- a CDS encoding sodium:calcium antiporter — protein sequence MTILLYLGMFVASVVITLAGCHLFTNGIEWLGKRLHISEGAVGSIFAAVGTTLPETSIPIIAIFFGASREQVEVGLGAILGAPFMLSTLVLPILALLLMLYARLGKRTPVFKLHYGEVRTDILFFLIGYSLALICAFVPSRALHIGVAVGLLSLYVYYMKLKFSAEDEESEGGGELEPLLFAGRSAQPPYVLIAAQGLVGLLGLVGGAHLFVTAANSISGALQVSPLILALLIAPLATELPEMSNSFLWLYRKKDRLAVGNVTGAMVFQGTIPVSVGLFGTEWSLGTTALATMVLAVLAMGMSFLQALWSGHWRPWLLSGSALLYLGYTLYLYTNGS from the coding sequence GTGACGATCCTGCTGTATCTGGGCATGTTCGTGGCCTCGGTGGTCATTACCCTCGCGGGCTGTCACCTCTTCACCAACGGCATCGAGTGGCTGGGGAAACGTCTACACATTTCAGAGGGCGCGGTCGGGAGCATTTTTGCTGCGGTGGGGACAACCCTGCCGGAGACGTCGATCCCGATCATCGCGATCTTTTTCGGGGCGAGCCGCGAGCAGGTGGAAGTCGGTTTGGGCGCGATCCTTGGAGCGCCCTTCATGTTGAGCACGCTCGTGCTGCCCATTTTGGCGCTCCTGTTGATGCTGTATGCGCGATTGGGCAAACGAACGCCGGTCTTCAAGCTCCATTATGGAGAAGTCCGAACCGATATCCTGTTTTTCCTCATCGGATATAGTCTCGCCTTGATCTGCGCGTTCGTGCCGTCTCGCGCGCTCCACATTGGGGTGGCGGTCGGCCTGTTGAGCCTCTACGTCTACTATATGAAGCTTAAATTCTCGGCGGAGGATGAGGAGAGCGAGGGAGGGGGAGAATTGGAGCCGCTGTTGTTCGCCGGACGGTCGGCGCAGCCACCCTATGTCCTTATCGCCGCGCAGGGGCTGGTCGGGTTGCTGGGCCTGGTGGGCGGGGCCCATCTCTTCGTGACGGCGGCCAATTCGATTTCGGGGGCCTTGCAGGTGTCGCCGCTGATCCTGGCGCTCTTGATCGCACCCCTGGCGACGGAGTTGCCGGAAATGTCCAATAGTTTCCTGTGGCTCTATCGGAAGAAAGATCGGTTGGCCGTCGGCAATGTCACCGGAGCGATGGTGTTCCAAGGGACCATTCCCGTTTCCGTCGGCTTGTTCGGCACGGAATGGAGCTTGGGCACGACTGCGCTGGCGACGATGGTCTTGGCTGTCTTGGCCATGGGCATGAGTTTTCTTCAGGCCCTCTGGTCGGGACATTGGCGCCCCTGGTTGCTGAGCGGTAGTGCGCTTCTGTACCTTGGGTACACCCTGTATCTGTATACGAATGGCTCCTAA
- a CDS encoding 2OG-Fe(II) oxygenase — MNQTCTSEVTEAVERAVAALDLDRLERDYWDQNEFLYIPEFLPRALVERTFVTQAQVLKSGLNRNYIPGHKKGGSVSYYTVMERGPEFIDLYRSDAFRAMLNRLTHVNLLLCPANDPHSCALYYYTEAGDHIGYHYDTSYYKGARYTILMGLLDQSKHCRLVCDLFKDVPGKQPIHMELATAPGDLVIFNGDKLWHAVTPLGEQEERIVLTMEYVTNPDMGPLKRLYSNLKDSFAYFGLRSVFKRAYSARS, encoded by the coding sequence ATGAATCAGACCTGTACGAGCGAAGTGACCGAAGCGGTGGAACGAGCGGTCGCGGCCCTGGATCTGGATCGGTTGGAACGGGACTATTGGGACCAGAACGAGTTCCTCTACATTCCCGAATTCCTGCCGCGCGCACTCGTCGAACGCACCTTCGTGACCCAGGCCCAGGTCCTCAAGTCAGGATTGAATCGTAATTATATTCCCGGCCACAAGAAGGGTGGCAGCGTCAGTTACTACACCGTGATGGAACGGGGGCCCGAATTCATCGACCTCTACCGCTCGGATGCTTTTCGCGCGATGCTCAATCGGCTGACGCACGTCAATCTGCTGCTCTGCCCCGCCAACGATCCGCACTCCTGTGCGCTCTACTACTATACGGAAGCCGGGGACCACATCGGGTACCATTACGATACCTCTTACTACAAGGGCGCCCGTTATACGATCTTGATGGGATTGCTGGATCAATCCAAGCACTGTCGGCTGGTCTGTGATCTGTTCAAGGATGTGCCCGGCAAACAACCGATCCATATGGAATTGGCGACGGCCCCGGGCGACCTCGTGATCTTCAACGGCGACAAGCTATGGCATGCGGTCACGCCGTTGGGGGAGCAGGAGGAGCGAATCGTGCTGACGATGGAATATGTCACCAACCCCGATATGGGCCCGTTGAAGCGGCTCTATTCGAATCTCAAGGACTCCTTCGCCTACTTCGGTCTCCGTTCGGTATTCAAGCGCGCCTACTCCGCGCGATCCTAG
- a CDS encoding outer membrane lipoprotein carrier protein LolA — translation MMRTLMTMVLVAWCGWLAAPEWVRAEDQPVEDPMVQEVREVVKKIQARYEKTKDLQASFTQKTRIEGFATPVLSTGRFYIKKPGRLRWDYIEPATEEIYVNKEDVKMYVPEHKQVLVGKLTYMAASQAPLQLLQGVAKLDEEFDITPTAGKDRGAGGIPVLTLTPKEGRAEPERAIQRIVIEVEPKTYFLKTIALHEVSGNVATFDFVELKANSGLKDDLFDFKAPSDVEIVRAPVLSRP, via the coding sequence ATGATGCGGACGTTGATGACGATGGTGCTCGTAGCCTGGTGCGGATGGCTCGCGGCGCCTGAATGGGTGAGAGCGGAAGACCAGCCCGTTGAAGATCCGATGGTGCAGGAAGTGCGCGAGGTGGTGAAGAAGATCCAAGCCCGGTACGAAAAAACGAAGGATCTCCAAGCCTCCTTCACGCAGAAAACTAGGATTGAGGGTTTTGCCACCCCCGTGCTGTCGACCGGACGTTTTTACATCAAGAAGCCAGGGCGTCTCCGCTGGGATTACATCGAACCGGCGACGGAGGAGATCTACGTCAACAAAGAAGACGTCAAAATGTATGTGCCCGAGCACAAGCAGGTGCTGGTGGGCAAACTGACCTATATGGCGGCTTCCCAGGCGCCGCTGCAGCTCTTGCAAGGCGTGGCAAAGCTCGACGAAGAGTTCGACATCACCCCCACGGCCGGCAAGGATCGCGGGGCGGGAGGCATTCCTGTGCTGACGCTGACCCCCAAGGAAGGGCGGGCGGAACCGGAGCGGGCCATCCAGCGGATCGTGATAGAGGTGGAGCCGAAGACCTATTTCCTCAAGACTATCGCGCTCCATGAGGTCAGCGGCAACGTAGCGACCTTCGACTTTGTCGAGTTGAAGGCCAACAGCGGTCTCAAGGACGATCTATTTGATTTCAAGGCGCCGTCCGATGTAGAAATCGTCAGGGCTCCGGTGCTGAGTCGGCCCTAG
- a CDS encoding DNA translocase FtsK 4TM domain-containing protein, whose amino-acid sequence MGVSTTAKRGDARSAPSRSSHVKREVIGVLLVAAGLLILLSLVSFVPGDAKAIGAASGQPKNMIGSVGALVAAACFFTIGGAAYLIPLLLGLLGARCFTPIPLTVRLRNAGSGVAAIVFLSALLHLEVTGVPTLSSGWVHRGMAGGVIGQVLADGARSYFASTGAHIIILTGLVVALLFAVPVSLTLLLQRVPGWWMTLRERAAALRPEWPTQQAEQSKRVRPKASRPLRDAGAPQLAREVDVVAEALEQIEVPLAPPKIQPPLKVEKRQTPVEEPAAVAVSPSVSDGYVLPDPQELLSDPSGPLARLSDEELKLQSEILTKALRSFAIEGRVTEVRPGPVVTMYEFEPAPGTKVARIVNLADDLALALKAISLRIVAPLPGKSVVGIEVPNPYRETVSMKEVVTSASFSRSRSKLSLALGKDIFGAAVSADLKTMPHLLVAGATGAGKSVSLNTMLLSILFSARPDEVKLLLIDPKMLEFQSYDGIPHLLRPVITDPKSAARGLSWVVQEMERRYKLLADAGVRNIDAYNRKIAEMQGVVSDAWQSGKPEQVELKFLPEEDRLSQGESTEPAGENGPRDKVKSTLPEPLPYITVMIDELADLMMVAPKDVEDKIARLAQMARASGIHLVLATQRPSVDVLTGLIKANFPARIAFQVSSKTDSRTILDANGAEALLGRGDMLYLASGTGKLMRIHGCYVSDDDVRRVVEFVKKQALPSYCRELQSLKQEEAEEEQEKDDVYEQAKDLVLSTGQASASLIQRRLRVGYPRAARMIEQMEAEGVVGAAGRDGRREVLGRRGPVGGEEA is encoded by the coding sequence ATGGGTGTATCCACCACGGCAAAGCGCGGTGACGCCCGCTCAGCCCCTTCCCGTTCCTCACATGTCAAACGTGAAGTGATCGGGGTTCTCCTGGTCGCGGCCGGTCTCCTCATCTTGCTCAGCCTGGTTTCATTCGTACCCGGCGACGCCAAAGCGATCGGAGCGGCGAGCGGTCAGCCGAAGAACATGATCGGCTCGGTCGGGGCGCTGGTTGCGGCCGCCTGTTTTTTCACGATCGGCGGGGCCGCGTATCTGATTCCGCTCCTGCTCGGCCTCCTCGGCGCACGTTGCTTCACGCCGATTCCTCTCACCGTGCGGCTCAGAAATGCCGGGAGCGGTGTGGCGGCCATCGTGTTCCTAAGCGCACTGCTGCATTTGGAGGTCACGGGGGTCCCGACCCTCTCCAGCGGGTGGGTCCATCGCGGGATGGCCGGTGGAGTGATCGGCCAAGTCCTGGCTGATGGCGCCAGAAGTTACTTTGCCAGCACGGGGGCCCACATCATCATCCTGACGGGATTGGTGGTGGCGCTCTTGTTTGCGGTGCCTGTTTCCCTGACGCTGCTGTTGCAGCGGGTACCCGGCTGGTGGATGACCCTTCGAGAGCGTGCCGCTGCCTTACGGCCGGAATGGCCGACTCAGCAGGCGGAGCAGTCCAAGCGGGTGCGGCCGAAGGCCTCGCGACCGCTTCGCGATGCAGGAGCGCCGCAGTTGGCGCGCGAGGTGGATGTCGTGGCCGAAGCCCTGGAGCAGATCGAGGTGCCGCTCGCTCCGCCGAAAATCCAACCGCCCCTCAAGGTCGAAAAGCGTCAAACTCCGGTCGAAGAACCGGCTGCGGTCGCGGTGAGCCCCTCCGTCTCGGACGGGTACGTATTGCCGGATCCGCAGGAGCTGTTGAGCGACCCTTCCGGACCGCTCGCCCGCCTGAGCGACGAAGAACTCAAGTTGCAATCCGAAATCCTCACCAAGGCCTTGCGGAGTTTTGCCATTGAGGGACGGGTGACGGAGGTGCGTCCTGGGCCGGTCGTGACGATGTACGAATTCGAGCCGGCGCCTGGGACCAAGGTCGCACGCATCGTGAATCTGGCCGACGACTTGGCCTTGGCCCTCAAGGCGATCAGTCTGCGCATCGTGGCTCCGTTGCCGGGAAAATCGGTCGTGGGGATCGAAGTGCCCAACCCGTATCGCGAGACGGTGTCGATGAAGGAGGTCGTGACGAGTGCGTCTTTTTCTCGCTCTCGCTCGAAGCTGAGCTTAGCCCTCGGGAAAGACATCTTCGGTGCGGCCGTCAGCGCGGACCTCAAAACCATGCCTCATCTTCTAGTGGCGGGAGCCACGGGCGCCGGCAAGAGCGTGAGCCTCAACACGATGTTGCTGAGCATTTTGTTCAGTGCCCGGCCTGACGAGGTGAAACTCCTCCTGATCGATCCCAAGATGCTCGAGTTTCAGAGTTACGACGGCATTCCGCACCTGTTGCGCCCCGTTATCACCGATCCGAAGTCGGCGGCGCGGGGCCTCAGTTGGGTGGTGCAGGAAATGGAGCGGCGGTATAAGCTCCTGGCGGATGCCGGAGTGCGGAACATCGATGCCTACAACCGGAAGATCGCCGAGATGCAGGGAGTGGTTTCGGACGCCTGGCAATCGGGCAAGCCCGAACAGGTTGAGCTGAAATTTCTTCCGGAAGAAGACCGGCTCTCACAAGGGGAGAGTACCGAACCGGCGGGCGAGAACGGGCCGAGGGACAAAGTGAAATCTACGCTGCCTGAGCCGTTGCCCTACATCACGGTCATGATCGACGAATTGGCGGACCTCATGATGGTGGCGCCGAAAGATGTGGAGGACAAGATCGCACGGCTGGCGCAGATGGCCCGGGCCTCGGGCATCCATCTGGTGCTGGCGACCCAGCGGCCGTCGGTGGATGTGTTGACCGGCCTCATTAAGGCGAACTTCCCGGCTCGCATCGCGTTTCAGGTCTCTTCCAAGACGGACTCCCGCACCATTCTGGACGCCAACGGCGCGGAGGCGCTGCTCGGTCGCGGGGACATGCTGTACTTGGCCTCAGGCACCGGCAAGCTCATGCGGATCCACGGCTGTTATGTGTCGGACGACGATGTGCGTCGCGTGGTGGAGTTTGTGAAGAAGCAGGCGTTGCCGTCCTATTGCCGGGAATTGCAGTCGCTCAAACAGGAAGAGGCGGAAGAGGAGCAGGAGAAAGACGACGTGTACGAACAGGCGAAGGACCTCGTCTTGTCGACCGGCCAAGCGTCAGCCTCCTTGATCCAACGGCGCCTCCGTGTGGGGTATCCCCGCGCGGCCCGCATGATCGAGCAGATGGAGGCGGAAGGGGTGGTCGGGGCGGCAGGACGCGACGGGCGCCGGGAGGTCCTCGGCCGTCGTGGGCCGGTCGGCGGAGAGGAAGCATGA
- a CDS encoding response regulator has translation MVAPKPSPPKSREGCVLLVEHEPYARNTIRLALAQAGHKVLETGDGQEAVEVMRSGDRSRMVTAILVDIGLPRNSGVEAIAFFRLQYPSIPVVVLTGQRDCDLAITLMKMGVRDYVVKPVVKQDLLRVLAGAVQGDHTARSQCVA, from the coding sequence ATGGTCGCACCCAAACCGAGCCCGCCGAAATCCCGCGAGGGTTGCGTCCTCCTCGTCGAGCACGAGCCCTACGCCCGCAACACGATCCGGCTGGCCCTCGCCCAGGCAGGGCACAAGGTCCTGGAGACAGGCGATGGGCAGGAGGCCGTCGAGGTCATGAGGAGCGGCGACCGTTCGCGCATGGTCACTGCGATTCTTGTTGATATCGGCCTCCCGCGAAACAGCGGCGTGGAAGCGATCGCGTTCTTCCGTCTGCAGTATCCGTCGATCCCCGTGGTCGTCTTGACCGGTCAGCGAGACTGCGATCTTGCCATCACCCTGATGAAGATGGGCGTGCGCGACTACGTGGTGAAGCCGGTCGTGAAGCAGGACCTCCTGCGGGTCCTGGCCGGAGCGGTGCAGGGAGATCACACGGCACGGAGCCAGTGTGTCGCCTGA
- a CDS encoding PAS domain S-box protein, with translation MRPHILIVDDDPDIRESLGDMLSHEGYIVESAASGTEALQQAKQTQYGAALLDIHLPDLSGLSVLKVMMELDPSLPVIILTGNATPENTIGSLAKGAFAYLTKPYNSQELKAVLRRAVAVKGLAVRAEYVEQALHASEERFRALVESATDGIVLADQNGHIIWWNGAAERMFGYNKQEALGHPLTMLMPERFRSAHTAGISRLVQGTATTFIGKTTELVGLTKAGEEFPIELSLASWHAKEGIFFSGIVRNIARRKRAEEAVARLSHQNRLILDGAGEGIFGLDLQGCATFVNATAARMLGWGPEELLGKPMAPLLYQAASGPSVMPPDPFSLQAALRDGAIHRIQNETFFKKDGTSLPAHYVTSPIHEQDRTVGAVVVFQDGTERARQERLQQAQLSVSHILAQADHIEEAILPILRVTAEMGPWDLALWWQPPSADANLVCRGDWLRPGRHWQDFVTLCRNSAMPPGLDFPGITKTSKLPLWVPDAMVDGRFTRRPTAARLGIHTACAVPIRTGNLIQGVLELFSDSTLPPSTGLLQALTDTGMKVGQFIERTCAIQALRSSHEMTQGLLASLPGAILLCDRTQRIRYTNPLAAQYFGEGRSLIGRLLSDCLALPETAIRYLNNAASPPLAETGPRPPEGECELAGRTYRYRFFPVAAAESGEHHTGIMLWDITEDKQLQDQLIQTEKLSGLGTMVSGMAHEINNPAQAILSMAELIQDEEDPRRIKEFAADIVGYARHVSTVVRDFVSYARATGRDGETALDLAERLVEALKMVRRGPHFERLEVVTQFDVPAFLRARKGEIDQVFVNLISNAAQAMRGNGRLVLTTNQEGPWVTVTVADNGPGIPPSILPHIFDPFFTTKEAGQGTGLGLSIVRKIVAKYDGTVTVESLVGHGTTFQLRFPSAAL, from the coding sequence GTGCGTCCCCATATTCTCATCGTCGATGACGATCCCGACATCCGCGAATCGCTTGGCGACATGTTGTCGCACGAGGGCTACATTGTTGAAAGCGCCGCCTCCGGCACCGAAGCTCTGCAACAGGCCAAACAGACGCAATATGGCGCCGCGCTGCTCGACATTCATTTGCCGGACTTGAGCGGGCTCTCCGTTCTCAAGGTGATGATGGAGCTGGACCCCTCGTTGCCCGTCATCATCCTGACCGGCAATGCGACCCCGGAGAACACCATCGGATCCCTCGCCAAGGGGGCCTTCGCCTACCTCACCAAACCCTACAACTCGCAGGAATTAAAAGCCGTGCTCCGCCGAGCCGTTGCCGTGAAGGGGCTGGCCGTACGGGCGGAGTATGTCGAGCAGGCCCTGCATGCCAGCGAAGAACGGTTTCGGGCGCTCGTCGAATCCGCCACCGATGGCATCGTCCTGGCCGACCAGAACGGACACATCATTTGGTGGAACGGCGCGGCCGAGCGCATGTTCGGATACAACAAGCAGGAGGCCTTGGGGCACCCCCTCACCATGTTGATGCCGGAACGTTTTCGGTCTGCGCATACCGCCGGCATCAGCCGCCTCGTGCAAGGAACCGCCACGACGTTCATCGGCAAGACCACCGAACTGGTGGGGCTGACCAAAGCGGGCGAGGAGTTTCCCATTGAACTCTCCCTGGCCTCGTGGCATGCCAAGGAAGGCATATTTTTTAGCGGCATCGTCCGCAACATCGCCAGGCGGAAGCGAGCAGAAGAGGCCGTCGCCCGATTGAGCCACCAGAACCGGTTGATCCTGGACGGTGCCGGGGAGGGCATCTTCGGACTCGATCTCCAGGGCTGCGCCACCTTCGTCAATGCCACTGCGGCGCGGATGCTCGGCTGGGGCCCCGAGGAGTTGTTGGGCAAGCCGATGGCCCCCCTGCTGTACCAGGCGGCATCGGGACCGTCTGTGATGCCGCCGGACCCCTTCTCGCTGCAGGCGGCGTTGCGTGATGGCGCCATCCATCGCATCCAGAACGAAACTTTTTTCAAGAAGGACGGCACCTCGTTGCCGGCGCACTACGTCACCAGCCCGATCCACGAGCAGGATCGAACGGTCGGCGCCGTCGTGGTGTTCCAGGATGGCACGGAACGCGCGCGCCAAGAGCGACTGCAACAGGCGCAACTCTCGGTCAGCCACATCCTCGCGCAGGCCGATCACATCGAGGAGGCCATCCTGCCCATCCTGCGTGTGACGGCTGAAATGGGGCCGTGGGACTTGGCCCTCTGGTGGCAGCCCCCATCCGCAGACGCCAATTTGGTCTGCCGCGGTGACTGGCTGCGCCCCGGTCGCCACTGGCAGGATTTTGTGACCCTCTGTCGTAACAGCGCCATGCCGCCTGGTCTCGATTTTCCCGGCATCACGAAGACAAGCAAACTGCCCCTCTGGGTTCCCGACGCCATGGTTGACGGCCGCTTCACCCGCAGGCCGACTGCGGCCCGCCTGGGAATCCATACAGCCTGCGCCGTGCCGATCCGCACAGGCAACCTGATTCAGGGCGTCCTGGAACTCTTTTCGGACAGCACGCTCCCCCCCAGCACCGGTCTGCTGCAGGCCTTGACCGACACGGGCATGAAGGTCGGTCAGTTTATCGAACGCACCTGCGCCATCCAAGCGCTGCGCAGTTCCCATGAAATGACGCAGGGGCTGCTCGCCAGCTTACCCGGCGCGATTCTGCTCTGTGACCGGACACAGCGCATCCGCTACACCAACCCACTGGCCGCTCAGTATTTCGGCGAGGGAAGGTCCTTGATCGGCCGCCTGCTCTCGGACTGTCTGGCTCTTCCCGAGACAGCCATTCGCTATCTGAACAATGCAGCATCCCCACCTCTCGCCGAAACCGGGCCCAGACCGCCGGAAGGCGAATGCGAGCTTGCGGGGCGCACCTATCGCTATCGCTTCTTCCCTGTCGCCGCAGCCGAGTCCGGTGAGCATCACACCGGCATCATGCTGTGGGACATTACGGAAGACAAACAGCTCCAGGATCAACTCATCCAGACTGAAAAACTCTCCGGTCTGGGGACCATGGTGTCGGGGATGGCCCATGAGATCAACAATCCAGCTCAGGCCATCCTCAGCATGGCGGAGTTGATCCAAGACGAAGAAGACCCTCGCCGCATCAAGGAATTCGCCGCCGACATCGTGGGCTATGCACGCCACGTCTCCACCGTGGTGCGCGATTTCGTCAGTTATGCGCGCGCTACCGGACGTGACGGAGAGACGGCGCTTGATCTGGCGGAACGTCTGGTGGAGGCCCTCAAGATGGTCCGGCGGGGCCCGCACTTCGAGCGCCTGGAGGTAGTGACGCAGTTCGACGTGCCGGCCTTCCTCCGTGCCAGAAAGGGTGAAATCGATCAGGTGTTCGTCAACCTCATCAGCAACGCCGCCCAAGCCATGCGCGGCAACGGTCGCTTGGTACTGACGACGAACCAAGAGGGCCCGTGGGTCACCGTCACCGTGGCCGACAATGGACCCGGCATTCCACCCTCCATCTTGCCGCACATCTTCGATCCCTTCTTCACGACCAAAGAGGCGGGGCAGGGAACCGGGCTCGGCCTCAGCATCGTACGAAAGATCGTCGCCAAGTATGACGGCACCGTGACGGTGGAGAGCCTCGTGGGGCACGGCACCACCTTCCAATTGCGGTTTCCTTCCGCCGCTCTGTGA
- the pdxA gene encoding 4-hydroxythreonine-4-phosphate dehydrogenase PdxA: protein MAPNHTTGSPLPLLGLTMGDPAGIGPEVIAKALADRALGRLCRPVVIGSRLVMARTIAWLKLPLEVVAFDPQGAKPKAGQVAVMDPLATPLTRFRLGRASEETGAASVAFIKAAVDLAQAGILSGIVTAPINKEAMHMAGYHYPGHTELLAKLTGTEEFGMMIVGGPLKIMFTTTHVAIRDLPSLLTTERITKAIRLAHLGLTRYFGIAKPRIGVAALNPHAGEHGLFGNEEATYIAPAVLKARAVGIKASDPLPADTLFGKAARGAYDGVVAMYHDQGLIPLKLVAFGTCVNLTVGLPIIRTSVDHGTAYDIAGKGVAEHGSLLEAVKVAARLAGTWSMKSGARRKGKGATA from the coding sequence ATGGCTCCTAACCATACGACAGGCTCCCCGCTGCCTCTCCTGGGGTTGACGATGGGAGATCCGGCCGGCATCGGACCGGAGGTGATTGCCAAGGCTTTGGCAGATAGGGCCTTGGGCCGGCTCTGCCGCCCGGTCGTCATCGGCTCACGGCTGGTCATGGCACGGACGATAGCCTGGTTGAAACTGCCGCTGGAGGTCGTCGCCTTCGACCCGCAAGGCGCGAAGCCGAAGGCGGGACAAGTGGCGGTGATGGATCCCTTGGCGACACCCCTGACAAGGTTTCGCCTGGGCCGAGCGTCGGAGGAGACCGGAGCGGCCTCCGTGGCCTTCATCAAAGCGGCCGTGGACTTGGCGCAGGCGGGGATCCTGTCCGGGATCGTGACGGCGCCGATCAATAAAGAAGCCATGCACATGGCCGGGTATCACTATCCGGGCCACACGGAACTCCTGGCCAAACTGACCGGAACGGAGGAGTTCGGTATGATGATCGTCGGCGGCCCATTGAAGATCATGTTCACCACGACCCATGTGGCGATTCGGGACTTGCCGTCCTTATTGACGACCGAACGGATCACCAAGGCCATTCGGTTGGCGCATCTCGGGTTGACCCGGTACTTCGGCATCGCCAAGCCGAGAATCGGTGTGGCCGCGCTCAACCCCCACGCCGGCGAACATGGTCTGTTCGGAAACGAGGAGGCGACGTACATCGCTCCTGCCGTCCTCAAGGCGCGAGCGGTCGGGATCAAAGCCAGCGATCCCTTGCCGGCCGACACCTTGTTCGGCAAGGCGGCGCGCGGAGCCTACGACGGCGTGGTGGCGATGTACCACGATCAAGGCCTGATTCCGCTCAAACTGGTGGCGTTCGGTACCTGTGTCAATTTGACCGTCGGGTTGCCGATCATTCGCACCTCGGTCGATCATGGCACGGCGTATGACATTGCAGGCAAAGGGGTGGCCGAGCACGGCAGTTTGTTGGAAGCGGTGAAGGTAGCGGCGCGTCTGGCCGGGACCTGGTCCATGAAGTCCGGCGCGCGAAGGAAAGGGAAAGGGGCTACGGCATGA
- the rsmA gene encoding ribosomal RNA small subunit methyltransferase A encodes MARPFPPALKRLGQNFLIDPNIVRKIIALAALRPGETVLEIGPGRGALTEGLCMGAARVIAVEIDPQLEPHLREQIGHRPNLDLRIGDALQFPFESLPAGTVVVANLPYYVSTPLLFAFLDARASFSRMVLMLQTEVARRLAARPNQGDYGVLSVLTQDVATVDLAFTVSANCFRPRPTVGSAVVRLVLHTHETIDPIRQGRFRRLVRASFAHRRKTVINSLRDEGFPFDRLMSAMESAGVSPQARAEMLALEDYRALAQVLDADLV; translated from the coding sequence ATGGCTCGACCCTTCCCCCCGGCGCTCAAGCGACTCGGCCAAAACTTTCTCATTGATCCCAACATCGTTCGCAAGATCATCGCGCTGGCGGCCCTTCGCCCAGGCGAGACGGTGCTGGAAATCGGGCCTGGTCGAGGGGCGCTCACGGAGGGCCTGTGCATGGGGGCGGCTCGGGTCATCGCGGTCGAAATCGACCCGCAGTTGGAGCCGCACCTGCGGGAGCAGATTGGTCACCGTCCGAATCTGGATCTGCGCATCGGCGACGCCTTGCAGTTTCCCTTCGAGAGCCTGCCTGCCGGAACGGTTGTGGTAGCCAATCTACCGTATTATGTCTCGACGCCGCTGCTGTTCGCCTTCCTGGATGCCCGCGCCTCCTTCAGCCGCATGGTGCTGATGCTGCAAACCGAGGTGGCGCGGCGGTTGGCTGCCCGACCCAATCAGGGCGACTATGGCGTGTTATCGGTGTTGACGCAAGATGTGGCGACGGTCGACCTGGCCTTCACCGTCTCGGCGAATTGCTTCCGGCCGAGACCGACCGTCGGCTCCGCAGTGGTCCGGCTGGTGCTCCATACTCATGAGACGATCGACCCGATTCGGCAGGGCCGGTTTCGACGCCTCGTGCGGGCTTCGTTCGCCCACCGCCGAAAGACGGTGATCAATTCGCTTCGCGACGAGGGGTTCCCGTTCGATCGGCTGATGTCCGCCATGGAATCAGCCGGTGTCTCGCCGCAGGCCCGGGCCGAAATGCTGGCGCTGGAAGACTATCGAGCGTTGGCCCAGGTGCTCGACGCCGATCTTGTGTAA